A window from Lactiplantibacillus pentosus encodes these proteins:
- a CDS encoding metal ABC transporter permease, giving the protein MFSLVFMRNAYLAGTFIAIICGTIGVFVIARNLSFLTHTLSEIGFAGAAFGIFMGWTALSGMLIFTVISSVIVGQMSVKQSRREASISAISALFIGLGILFLSLSNQTSSYATSILFGSVIGIASADVIRVAILSAIVLLVMLGLYRPLKFDSFDAIGARVSGLWTTGISVVFLVLVAMSVSVAAQIVGSLLIFILLTLPAAAARYFVHTVSKMIFLAISFALIGVWLGLYLSYITNLPVSFFIAAIECLFYFAALVYQRLRVGS; this is encoded by the coding sequence ATGTTTAGTTTAGTCTTCATGCGTAACGCCTACTTGGCTGGGACATTTATTGCGATTATTTGTGGGACGATCGGGGTCTTTGTGATTGCCCGAAACCTATCATTCTTAACCCACACGCTGTCTGAAATCGGCTTTGCCGGAGCGGCTTTCGGGATTTTCATGGGCTGGACGGCACTGAGTGGGATGCTGATTTTTACCGTCATCAGCTCGGTCATCGTGGGGCAGATGAGTGTGAAACAATCACGGCGCGAAGCCTCGATTTCTGCGATTTCCGCACTGTTTATCGGTTTAGGCATCCTATTCCTGTCGCTATCTAATCAGACCTCGAGCTATGCGACGAGCATTCTATTTGGGAGTGTGATTGGGATTGCCAGCGCGGATGTCATCCGGGTCGCAATCTTGTCGGCCATTGTCTTACTCGTGATGTTGGGCTTGTACCGGCCACTCAAATTTGATTCATTCGATGCGATTGGTGCCCGGGTGAGCGGCTTATGGACGACTGGCATCTCAGTGGTCTTCTTAGTTCTCGTTGCAATGAGTGTCAGCGTTGCCGCTCAAATCGTGGGGTCACTGCTGATTTTCATCCTATTGACGTTACCCGCTGCGGCGGCGCGTTACTTCGTGCACACCGTCAGCAAGATGATCTTCCTCGCAATCAGTTTTGCACTGATTGGCGTCTGGTTGGGCTTGTACTTAAGTTACATCACGAACCTGCCCGTCAGCTTCTTCATCGCGGCCATCGAATGCTTGTTCTACTTTGCTGCGCTGGTCTATCAGCGGCTCCGGGTCGGAAGCTAG
- the purR gene encoding pur operon repressor — MKVRRSERLIDMTRYLLERPHTLVSLTYFAERYASAKSSISEDLTILKKVFQARGTGILETIPGAAGGARFIPYILKEEAQTFIEEMTTKVADKSRVLPGGYVYLSDILGQPDILRQVGRVIATQYLNQKIDAVMTVATKGIPIAQSVATYLNVPFVIVRNDSKITEGSTVSVNYVSGSSERIKKMELSKRSLTEGANVLIVDDFMKGGGTINGMKTLIEEFDANLIGITVFAEASFVGNRLIDDYTSLLRVTNVSDSDKAIKVIPGNYLEKVFGAEA, encoded by the coding sequence ATGAAAGTACGTAGAAGCGAACGTTTGATTGATATGACGCGTTATTTGTTGGAACGTCCCCATACATTAGTTTCATTGACATACTTCGCGGAACGGTACGCATCCGCAAAGTCGTCGATCAGTGAAGATTTAACGATCTTAAAGAAGGTTTTTCAGGCCCGGGGAACAGGAATCTTGGAGACCATTCCCGGTGCTGCTGGGGGCGCCCGCTTCATCCCATATATTTTAAAGGAAGAAGCGCAGACATTTATTGAAGAAATGACGACTAAGGTGGCAGACAAGAGCCGGGTCTTACCTGGGGGTTACGTCTACTTGTCAGATATTTTGGGACAACCCGATATTTTACGCCAAGTTGGCCGGGTCATTGCGACTCAATATTTGAATCAAAAGATCGATGCCGTGATGACGGTGGCAACCAAGGGAATCCCGATTGCACAAAGTGTCGCAACTTATCTCAACGTGCCATTCGTCATCGTGCGTAATGACTCCAAGATTACCGAAGGCTCCACAGTGAGCGTGAACTATGTCTCTGGTTCTTCAGAACGAATCAAGAAAATGGAACTTTCTAAGCGGAGTTTGACGGAAGGTGCCAACGTGCTCATCGTGGATGATTTCATGAAGGGCGGCGGCACGATCAACGGGATGAAGACGCTGATTGAAGAATTTGACGCTAATTTGATTGGTATCACTGTTTTTGCTGAAGCAAGTTTCGTCGGCAATCGTTTAATCGATGACTACACGTCGTTATTACGAGTGACCAACGTGAGTGATAGTGACAAGGCCATCAAGGTCATTCCGGGGAATTATTTGGAAAAAGTTTTCGGTGCGGAAGCCTAG
- a CDS encoding serine hydrolase yields the protein MQMKRWLRGLICGLVLLGGLNWAVTAQATSLKHERAAVKRLVKRDLQPLGGRWSVKVTRLGQKRRLTVRTGNQRVTRQRSASTIKVFVMLTIYRQVQQKKLRLTQQDRRDLQLMIHNSDNAAANRLIDRAGGFKPINKTIKQFKFRHTVLQRHMLDTAALEQGRDNYTSVGDLTRFLTRVYRHKLLGKTYDKQMLTLLKGCRNHSKLPALVKHATVYNKTGEYPDKGVQNDAAIFKTKYGTYSIVVMAQNGQQEQQYQGMQRLGRDVVNYLDHHR from the coding sequence ATGCAAATGAAACGGTGGTTGCGGGGACTCATCTGTGGGCTGGTGCTACTCGGTGGCTTGAACTGGGCGGTGACTGCTCAAGCGACGTCGCTTAAACATGAACGGGCGGCGGTCAAACGGCTGGTGAAGCGCGACTTACAGCCACTGGGCGGCCGGTGGTCAGTTAAAGTGACTCGTTTAGGCCAGAAACGGCGACTGACGGTGAGAACTGGTAATCAACGGGTAACACGGCAACGGTCTGCAAGCACGATCAAAGTCTTCGTGATGCTCACGATTTATCGGCAGGTACAACAGAAAAAGTTGCGGCTAACGCAACAGGATCGGCGTGACTTGCAGTTGATGATTCACAATTCAGATAACGCCGCGGCGAATCGTTTGATCGACCGCGCCGGCGGGTTCAAACCAATCAATAAAACGATTAAGCAGTTCAAATTTCGGCACACGGTACTACAACGACACATGTTAGACACGGCTGCACTTGAACAGGGTCGTGATAATTACACTTCAGTCGGTGACTTGACGCGTTTTTTGACCCGCGTTTACCGGCACAAGTTGTTAGGCAAGACTTATGATAAGCAGATGCTGACGCTATTGAAGGGCTGCCGTAATCACAGTAAGCTGCCCGCCTTAGTCAAGCATGCGACTGTCTATAACAAGACCGGTGAGTATCCGGATAAGGGCGTTCAAAATGATGCGGCGATTTTTAAAACCAAGTATGGGACGTATAGTATCGTCGTTATGGCGCAAAATGGCCAACAAGAACAACAATATCAGGGCATGCAGCGCCTGGGTCGAGATGTCGTTAACTATCTGGACCACCATCGATAA
- a CDS encoding alpha/beta hydrolase encodes MKQSTKFGLKLAGVVGAATYAGTLFGGLVAYKFAMHVSDAQKQKGQERSHAENTEIENFWYLKQPKQQWMIQSFDGLNLAATYIPNPKTVGRLAILAHGLGHSREQMIPYARIFMSLGYDVLMPDARAFGDSQGHTIGYGWLDRLDYERWITMALNQLGLDIDIVLMGISMGAATVMATSGEPLPANVKAIVEDSGYADLYDEAKFRLTHKFHLPAYPIMPVANQLAHVRAGYGFKDGRILQQVLTSGLPILMIHGSKDQTVPVRNAHALYNQLPQQKGLYIDPDAGHVEAIRTHPDRYQAVVDEFLREQVGLS; translated from the coding sequence ATGAAGCAGTCGACGAAATTCGGATTAAAGCTAGCAGGTGTCGTGGGTGCCGCAACCTATGCAGGAACGTTGTTTGGCGGGTTAGTGGCGTACAAGTTTGCCATGCATGTGAGTGATGCTCAGAAGCAGAAAGGGCAGGAACGGTCACATGCTGAAAATACGGAGATTGAAAATTTCTGGTATTTGAAACAACCGAAGCAACAGTGGATGATTCAGTCATTTGACGGCCTTAACTTAGCGGCAACTTATATTCCTAACCCTAAAACGGTGGGACGGCTGGCGATTTTAGCGCACGGCCTTGGACATTCACGAGAACAGATGATTCCGTATGCGCGGATTTTCATGAGCCTGGGTTATGATGTGCTGATGCCGGACGCACGGGCATTTGGCGACAGTCAGGGCCACACGATTGGTTATGGCTGGTTGGATCGGTTAGATTATGAACGATGGATCACGATGGCGCTCAACCAGTTAGGCCTCGATATTGATATTGTGTTGATGGGGATCTCGATGGGCGCGGCCACGGTGATGGCGACCAGCGGGGAACCGTTGCCCGCTAACGTCAAAGCCATCGTTGAGGATAGTGGTTATGCGGATTTGTACGATGAAGCCAAGTTTCGGCTAACCCACAAATTCCATCTACCGGCTTATCCAATCATGCCGGTCGCAAATCAGTTGGCACACGTGCGCGCGGGTTATGGCTTCAAAGACGGCCGCATTTTACAGCAAGTATTGACGAGTGGTTTGCCAATCTTGATGATTCATGGGTCCAAGGACCAGACCGTTCCCGTCCGAAACGCCCACGCGTTGTATAACCAGTTGCCACAACAAAAAGGGTTGTATATCGACCCGGATGCGGGCCACGTGGAAGCAATTCGCACGCATCCTGACCGCTACCAAGCCGTTGTTGATGAATTCTTGCGAGAACAAGTTGGCTTGAGTTAG
- a CDS encoding metal ABC transporter ATP-binding protein, with the protein MTEPLIAVQHLGISFPNNQVFKDLDFKIEQGDFLTVIGENGVGKTTLIRALLGMLKPTAGQITYYPNKKAIKIGYVPQFRNLDQEYPLTIEDFVGLNLKGWQPWLSKAEHRQVTTALAVTNLKKLRHRPLGMASGGEKQRAYLAQAIVQEPQLLILDESTASLDNEMKYELLDLVQNLNQTSHITVFFVTHDLPLAKQYAKHYLALKPGQQQFGNIADMSVEQLKEVTNVNV; encoded by the coding sequence ATGACGGAACCGTTAATTGCCGTCCAACACCTTGGAATTAGTTTTCCAAACAACCAGGTGTTTAAAGATTTAGATTTTAAAATTGAACAAGGCGACTTTTTGACCGTGATTGGCGAGAATGGGGTCGGCAAGACCACCCTGATTCGGGCATTGCTCGGCATGTTGAAACCAACGGCGGGACAAATCACCTATTATCCGAATAAAAAAGCCATCAAGATTGGCTACGTGCCCCAATTTCGTAATTTGGACCAAGAATATCCACTAACGATTGAGGATTTTGTCGGCCTGAATTTGAAAGGGTGGCAGCCATGGCTGTCGAAGGCCGAACATCGCCAAGTAACAACGGCGTTAGCAGTCACCAACCTTAAAAAGTTGCGCCACCGCCCACTCGGTATGGCTTCTGGTGGTGAAAAGCAGCGGGCCTATCTCGCCCAAGCCATCGTCCAGGAACCACAACTCTTGATTTTGGACGAATCGACCGCCAGTCTCGATAACGAAATGAAGTACGAACTCTTAGACCTAGTCCAGAATTTAAACCAGACGAGTCACATTACGGTCTTCTTTGTCACGCACGACTTACCATTAGCGAAGCAGTATGCCAAACATTATTTGGCGCTCAAACCGGGCCAGCAACAGTTTGGCAACATCGCTGATATGTCGGTCGAACAGCTCAAGGAGGTCACGAATGTCAATGTTTAG
- the rnmV gene encoding ribonuclease M5, producing MKKIKEVIVVEGKDDTKRLALAVDADTLETNGSAISEATLAQIKTLQASRGVIVFTDPDFSGERIRKTISAAVPGVKHAFLPRKAGVPTKAGGSLGVEHASPAAIQAALAHLYTEQVDEAQPLITQHDLIQAGLLAGPTARKRREQLGERLGIGYVNGKQLPKRLQLFQIQPADFWAAVDQLTTEE from the coding sequence TTGAAGAAGATTAAAGAAGTAATCGTCGTCGAAGGCAAGGATGACACGAAACGTCTGGCCCTCGCCGTTGATGCAGATACATTGGAAACGAATGGCTCAGCCATCTCAGAAGCGACGTTGGCCCAGATTAAGACGTTACAGGCAAGCCGGGGCGTGATCGTGTTTACCGACCCAGATTTTTCAGGGGAGCGGATTCGCAAGACGATTTCGGCGGCCGTTCCGGGGGTCAAACACGCCTTTTTGCCGCGTAAAGCGGGAGTCCCAACTAAGGCGGGTGGCAGTCTGGGCGTGGAACATGCGAGTCCAGCGGCAATTCAAGCCGCACTTGCCCATTTGTATACCGAACAAGTCGATGAGGCTCAACCGTTGATCACGCAACATGACCTGATTCAGGCCGGTTTGTTGGCGGGCCCGACTGCCCGTAAACGGCGTGAACAACTCGGCGAGCGGCTCGGTATTGGCTACGTGAATGGGAAGCAATTACCCAAACGCCTGCAACTATTTCAGATTCAGCCCGCTGATTTTTGGGCGGCGGTGGATCAACTGACGACAGAGGAGTAA
- a CDS encoding Veg family protein produces MPISLAAIKDKLDSRIGQRMKVVAQAGRKKTTERHGVLKETYRSVFVVDLDQQENAFERVSYSYTDVLTKNVQIAFDDETTEA; encoded by the coding sequence ATGCCAATTTCACTAGCTGCAATTAAAGATAAACTTGACTCACGGATCGGCCAACGCATGAAGGTCGTTGCCCAGGCCGGCCGCAAGAAGACAACTGAACGCCACGGTGTGTTAAAAGAAACTTACCGTTCCGTATTTGTTGTAGATTTAGATCAACAAGAAAACGCATTTGAACGGGTCTCCTACAGTTATACCGATGTTCTGACAAAGAACGTTCAAATCGCTTTTGACGATGAAACAACTGAAGCTTAA
- the ispE gene encoding 4-(cytidine 5'-diphospho)-2-C-methyl-D-erythritol kinase has product MQIVEKAPAKINLGLDTLFEHSNGDKEWNMVMTSVDLADYVMLESLNSNRIEVVTDSGFLPNDRRNLAFQAVSVLKRYCHVDWGVRIKIRKAIPVAAGLGGGSSDAAAVLRGLNRMWSLGLDLATLARLGLQVDSDVPYCVYSQTAHVTGKGEVVTPLPKLPPMWIVLAKPKISVSTPNILRQVNYDRIAAHPHIDGLLSGIRNQDFEAIFANMGNVLEPITAKRYPEILQIKQQLLTFGADAAQMSGTGPTVFGVCRKQSRAQRVYNSLKGFCREVYLVRPVNLTERV; this is encoded by the coding sequence GTGCAAATCGTTGAAAAAGCACCAGCCAAGATTAATTTAGGGCTGGATACCTTATTTGAGCATTCAAATGGTGACAAAGAGTGGAATATGGTGATGACGTCGGTTGATTTGGCCGACTACGTGATGTTGGAATCCTTGAATTCGAATCGAATCGAGGTCGTCACCGATAGTGGCTTTTTACCGAATGATCGCCGTAACTTAGCTTTTCAAGCGGTGAGTGTGTTGAAACGGTATTGTCACGTTGATTGGGGTGTGCGAATCAAAATCAGAAAGGCCATTCCAGTAGCGGCTGGTTTGGGTGGCGGCTCATCGGACGCTGCGGCAGTTCTGCGCGGGTTGAACCGCATGTGGTCGTTAGGATTAGACTTAGCGACGTTAGCACGGCTAGGATTGCAGGTCGATTCGGACGTGCCGTATTGTGTCTACAGTCAGACGGCGCACGTCACTGGCAAGGGTGAAGTCGTGACGCCGTTGCCTAAATTACCGCCGATGTGGATTGTCTTAGCAAAGCCAAAAATCAGCGTTTCCACGCCGAATATCTTACGGCAAGTCAATTATGACCGAATCGCAGCGCATCCCCATATTGATGGACTGCTATCAGGCATTCGCAACCAAGACTTTGAGGCGATCTTTGCCAATATGGGCAACGTGTTGGAGCCGATTACGGCCAAGCGCTATCCAGAGATTTTGCAAATCAAGCAGCAGTTATTGACGTTTGGGGCGGACGCCGCTCAAATGAGTGGCACGGGTCCAACGGTGTTCGGCGTCTGCCGAAAGCAGTCACGGGCACAGCGCGTTTATAACTCGCTTAAGGGCTTTTGTCGTGAGGTTTATTTGGTTAGACCGGTGAATTTGACGGAAAGAGTGTGA
- the glmU gene encoding bifunctional UDP-N-acetylglucosamine diphosphorylase/glucosamine-1-phosphate N-acetyltransferase GlmU, whose product MTTKNAIIMAAGKGTRMKSKLVKVLHQVCGKSMVDHVLTQVEATHMANIVTVVGHGAKDVEAALGDRTEYAVQAEQLGTGHAVLQAEPLLKDADGMTLIVSGDTPLFKAETFEELFEYHQAKGAAGTILTSQAPNPQGYGRVVRNRLGIVEKIVEQKDATKEEQEIREINTGVYCFDNKKLFAALHQVTNDNAQGEYYLTDVIQIMKNQGDVVAAYQMDDFDESMGVNTRAALAQATKVMQRRINEQHMENGVSIINPEDTYIDAGVKIGADTIVEPGVLIKGKTTIGEDCFIGAHSEIHDMVIEDRVRVTASFLEDSIMHADSNIGPYSHLRPQAEIGEHVHLGNFVEVKKAQIGARTKVGHLTYVGDATLGQDINVGCGVVFVNYDGVNKHHTNVGDSAFIGSNSNIIAPVEVADHSFIAAGSTITDDVNFHDMAIARARQTNKPDFWGRLPHEPENM is encoded by the coding sequence ATGACAACCAAAAATGCAATCATCATGGCCGCCGGTAAAGGGACCCGGATGAAATCCAAGCTAGTCAAAGTTTTACATCAGGTATGTGGTAAATCAATGGTCGACCACGTCTTGACCCAAGTTGAAGCCACACACATGGCCAACATCGTCACGGTCGTGGGTCACGGTGCCAAAGACGTTGAAGCAGCCTTGGGCGACCGGACTGAATATGCCGTTCAAGCGGAACAACTCGGAACGGGACACGCCGTCTTACAGGCTGAACCATTGTTGAAGGACGCCGACGGGATGACGTTGATTGTTAGTGGTGATACGCCGCTATTTAAAGCTGAAACTTTTGAAGAATTATTTGAATATCATCAAGCCAAGGGTGCTGCTGGGACGATTTTGACGTCACAAGCCCCAAACCCTCAAGGCTATGGCCGGGTCGTTCGTAACCGGTTAGGCATCGTTGAAAAGATTGTTGAACAAAAAGATGCCACTAAGGAAGAACAAGAAATTCGCGAAATCAACACGGGGGTCTACTGTTTCGATAATAAGAAGCTGTTTGCCGCCTTACATCAAGTGACGAATGACAATGCGCAGGGTGAATATTACCTGACGGATGTGATTCAGATCATGAAGAACCAGGGTGACGTGGTTGCCGCTTACCAGATGGATGACTTTGACGAATCCATGGGGGTCAATACTCGCGCTGCATTGGCACAAGCAACGAAGGTCATGCAACGGCGCATCAACGAACAGCATATGGAAAATGGCGTTTCGATTATTAATCCTGAAGACACCTACATCGATGCTGGCGTTAAGATTGGTGCGGATACCATCGTGGAACCAGGTGTCTTGATTAAAGGCAAGACGACGATTGGTGAAGATTGCTTTATCGGCGCTCATTCTGAGATTCATGATATGGTCATCGAAGATCGGGTTCGGGTTACGGCCTCCTTCCTCGAAGATTCGATCATGCATGCTGATAGTAATATCGGCCCATACAGTCATTTACGGCCACAAGCTGAAATCGGCGAACACGTACATTTAGGGAACTTTGTTGAAGTTAAAAAGGCCCAAATCGGTGCACGGACTAAGGTCGGTCATTTGACCTATGTGGGTGATGCAACGTTAGGTCAAGATATTAACGTTGGTTGTGGGGTCGTCTTCGTCAACTACGATGGCGTCAACAAGCATCATACCAATGTCGGCGACTCAGCTTTCATTGGTAGCAATTCCAACATCATTGCGCCGGTCGAAGTGGCGGACCATTCATTTATCGCGGCCGGTTCGACGATCACCGACGATGTCAACTTCCATGACATGGCGATTGCCCGGGCCCGTCAGACCAACAAGCCGGACTTCTGGGGCCGGTTACCACACGAACCAGAAAACATGTAA
- a CDS encoding TatD family hydrolase produces the protein MRIFDSHTHLNSEEFIQEVPRYLQQAADLDVTRMAIVGSNTQLNADAIKLAETYPQLVAIVGWHPEDSKNYDQAAEKVLIDQLQQPKVVALGEIGLDYHWDTSPQDVQRKVFARQVAIAKDMQLPISVHNRDAFEDTYKILKAADIRDTGGVMHSFNGDPEWLKRFLDLGMHISYSGVASFKNAHEVHESVKQTPLDSMLVETDAPYLTPEPYRGKQNEPGYTRYVVEAIAKLREMTPEAIAAQTYQNAEEFFKIEED, from the coding sequence ATGCGGATTTTTGATTCTCATACCCATTTAAATAGCGAAGAATTTATCCAGGAAGTGCCACGTTACTTGCAACAGGCGGCTGACCTTGACGTGACGCGGATGGCAATCGTTGGTTCGAATACACAACTGAACGCCGATGCGATTAAACTGGCGGAGACCTATCCACAGCTCGTCGCCATCGTGGGCTGGCATCCAGAAGATTCCAAGAATTATGATCAGGCAGCGGAAAAAGTCTTGATTGACCAGCTACAACAGCCAAAAGTCGTTGCGTTGGGCGAGATTGGCCTAGACTATCATTGGGATACGTCGCCACAAGACGTGCAACGAAAGGTGTTTGCACGTCAAGTCGCGATTGCCAAAGACATGCAACTACCGATTTCTGTGCATAACCGGGATGCTTTCGAAGATACGTACAAGATTTTGAAGGCGGCTGACATTCGTGATACGGGTGGTGTCATGCATAGTTTTAATGGTGATCCGGAATGGCTGAAACGATTCTTGGATTTAGGCATGCACATCTCTTACAGTGGGGTGGCGTCCTTCAAGAATGCCCATGAAGTCCACGAATCTGTCAAACAGACGCCTTTGGATTCAATGCTAGTCGAGACGGATGCCCCTTATTTAACGCCGGAACCATACCGTGGCAAGCAGAACGAACCCGGGTACACGCGCTATGTGGTTGAAGCGATTGCCAAGTTACGTGAAATGACGCCGGAAGCCATTGCGGCGCAAACTTATCAAAATGCAGAGGAATTTTTTAAGATTGAAGAAGATTAA
- the rsmA gene encoding 16S rRNA (adenine(1518)-N(6)/adenine(1519)-N(6))-dimethyltransferase RsmA, which translates to MSRDLDIANPARTRAIMHTYGLQVKKSLGQNFLTDQNVLHNIVATADIGANDNVIEIGPGIGALTEYLARAAHHVLAFEIDDRLLPILDETLADYDNVTVVNQDILKADLAAMISEHLDNERPLKLVANLPYYITTPILMNLLAGDVAFENIVVMMQKEVADRLAAEPGTKAYGALTIAVQYRMAAEMAMVVPRTVFVPAPNVDSAIVKLTALPPRTHVPFDEAAFFKVVKAGFAHRRKNLWNNLQSLFGKQPDTKTAIQQALEIAAIDPKIRAERLTVDEFITLTDACHQADLL; encoded by the coding sequence ATGAGTAGAGATTTAGATATTGCTAATCCCGCCCGCACGCGGGCCATTATGCACACGTACGGCTTACAAGTTAAAAAGAGTCTGGGTCAGAACTTTTTGACTGACCAGAACGTTTTACACAATATTGTTGCGACGGCGGACATTGGTGCCAATGATAATGTGATTGAAATCGGCCCGGGGATCGGGGCGTTGACTGAATATTTGGCCCGTGCAGCCCACCATGTCTTGGCGTTTGAAATTGACGATCGGTTACTGCCAATTTTGGATGAGACACTAGCTGATTATGACAATGTAACGGTCGTTAACCAAGATATTTTGAAGGCTGACCTGGCCGCGATGATCAGTGAACATTTAGATAACGAGCGGCCGTTGAAGCTAGTCGCCAACTTACCTTATTACATTACAACGCCAATTCTGATGAACTTGTTGGCGGGCGACGTTGCTTTTGAAAACATCGTGGTCATGATGCAAAAAGAAGTCGCTGACCGGTTAGCAGCGGAACCAGGGACAAAAGCGTATGGGGCGCTGACGATTGCGGTCCAGTATCGGATGGCTGCTGAAATGGCGATGGTCGTCCCGCGGACTGTCTTCGTCCCAGCGCCGAATGTTGATTCAGCAATTGTGAAGTTGACGGCGTTACCACCACGGACCCACGTACCATTTGACGAAGCAGCCTTTTTCAAGGTGGTCAAAGCTGGGTTTGCCCATCGCCGAAAGAATTTGTGGAACAATCTGCAAAGTTTATTTGGTAAGCAACCTGACACCAAGACGGCAATTCAGCAGGCACTTGAGATTGCGGCCATTGACCCGAAAATCCGGGCAGAACGGCTAACGGTCGATGAATTTATCACGCTGACGGATGCATGTCATCAGGCTGATTTACTCTAG